In Streptomyces sp. NBC_00483, a single window of DNA contains:
- a CDS encoding LysR family transcriptional regulator, protein MELRQVKYFVAVAEELHFGRAAERLHIVQPTVSQQIRRLEREFGLELFDRTSRSVALTDAGRAFLPHARAVLKAERAATEAMDEVRAEQEATLRVGTSVGLGLRLDGVLSALSDRAPQLMVELVSGPTASRLQQVRDGELDAAFVRGTDRRPGLELLPLWRDVLVAALPAAHPLAERDTVALAELAELPLRIATRDTNPYLVDAVVDACGAAGFEPVMGPAFTTDQDTLAAIAAGRASWTVYFAAQAAVQPAHRIAFRPFADPATAPGLQTYLAVRPDPPSRRLAKLLDACNEVNTASVMAS, encoded by the coding sequence GTGGAACTGCGGCAGGTGAAGTACTTCGTGGCCGTGGCCGAGGAACTGCACTTCGGGCGGGCCGCCGAGCGCCTGCACATCGTGCAGCCGACCGTCAGCCAGCAGATCCGGCGCCTGGAGCGGGAGTTCGGCCTGGAGCTGTTCGACCGGACCAGCCGCTCGGTGGCGCTGACCGACGCCGGCCGTGCGTTCCTGCCGCACGCCCGCGCGGTCCTGAAGGCCGAGCGGGCGGCGACCGAGGCGATGGACGAGGTGCGCGCCGAGCAGGAGGCGACGCTGCGGGTCGGCACCAGCGTGGGCCTCGGACTCCGCCTGGACGGCGTGCTGAGCGCCCTGTCCGACCGGGCCCCGCAGCTGATGGTCGAGCTGGTCAGCGGGCCCACCGCGTCCCGGCTCCAGCAGGTCCGCGACGGCGAGCTCGACGCCGCCTTCGTGCGCGGCACGGACCGGAGGCCCGGGCTCGAACTGCTGCCGCTGTGGCGCGACGTCCTGGTCGCCGCGCTGCCCGCCGCGCACCCGCTGGCGGAGCGGGACACGGTCGCCCTCGCCGAACTGGCCGAACTGCCCCTGCGGATCGCGACCCGTGACACCAATCCGTACCTCGTCGACGCGGTCGTCGACGCGTGCGGTGCGGCGGGCTTCGAGCCGGTCATGGGCCCCGCGTTCACCACCGACCAGGACACCCTGGCCGCCATCGCCGCGGGCCGGGCGAGCTGGACGGTCTACTTCGCCGCGCAGGCCGCGGTGCAGCCCGCGCACCGGATCGCCTTCCGCCCGTTCGCGGACCCGGCGACGGCACCGGGCCTGCAGACGTACCTGGCGGTACGCCCCGACCCGCCGTCACGCCGCCTCGCGAAGCTGCTCGATGCGTGCAACGAGGTCAATACCGCTTCCGTAATGGCGAGTTGA
- a CDS encoding alpha/beta fold hydrolase — translation MPFVDVPVSGGISKTHYLVTGSGPGLVLVHGTGASAEGNWAPLMAALSDRFTIVAPDLAGSGETVDPGGPITLDDMVAPVVAAARDAGLDRFHLVGHSLGAVVATATAALHPELVKSLTAHAPWVRADAHMTFQFGLWQQLTRTDPAALAHLILLTALGKDTLRSWDEATFEGAAAAFTELITAGRGGFARQSAANAAVDLTDLLPRVAAPTLLISSADDRMVPPPHQHDVAERIPHARLLRVPGGHGLPAENPELLIAKVAEHLAEVG, via the coding sequence ATGCCCTTCGTCGACGTCCCGGTCTCCGGCGGCATCAGCAAGACCCACTACCTCGTCACCGGCAGCGGTCCTGGCCTCGTCCTGGTGCACGGCACCGGCGCCTCCGCCGAGGGCAACTGGGCCCCGCTCATGGCGGCACTCTCCGACCGTTTCACCATCGTCGCCCCGGATCTGGCGGGCTCCGGCGAGACGGTCGACCCCGGTGGCCCGATCACCCTGGACGACATGGTCGCGCCCGTCGTGGCGGCGGCCCGTGACGCCGGGCTCGACCGCTTCCACCTCGTCGGCCACTCGCTCGGCGCGGTGGTGGCGACGGCGACCGCGGCCCTCCACCCGGAGCTGGTCAAGTCCCTGACCGCGCATGCCCCTTGGGTGAGGGCCGACGCGCACATGACGTTCCAGTTCGGCCTGTGGCAGCAGCTGACCCGCACCGATCCGGCCGCCCTCGCGCACCTCATCCTGCTCACGGCGCTCGGCAAGGACACCCTGCGCTCCTGGGACGAGGCCACCTTCGAGGGGGCGGCCGCCGCCTTCACCGAGCTGATCACGGCGGGCCGCGGCGGCTTCGCCCGCCAGTCCGCGGCGAACGCGGCCGTCGACCTGACCGACCTGCTCCCCCGGGTCGCGGCGCCGACGCTGCTGATATCCAGCGCCGACGACCGCATGGTCCCGCCGCCGCACCAGCACGACGTCGCCGAACGCATCCCGCACGCCCGCCTGTTGCGCGTCCCCGGCGGGCACGGGCTGCCGGCGGAGAACCCGGAGCTGCTGATCGCGAAGGTTGCCGAGCACCTGGCCGAGGTCGGCTGA
- a CDS encoding alpha/beta fold hydrolase, protein MPYATANDTTLHYEDLGSGRPLVFLHGWGTSGRVWDAQAADLAADHRVITLDWRGCGRSDRPASGYTIDQLADDALEFIDVLGLEQPVLVGSSIAGAFVIEAALRAPERIGAIVPVDSGVQHFSTRPEAKQAMAELVEDMRADRAGTLAGFVPHWYAPGTSAALIEWTVRQVLDATPRIDGLAADQAEYDPRERLPALRVPTHFLHGELDSEVPLSVPRELLGLIPGARLTVIEGAGHMAQQERPDSFNQALRAVLN, encoded by the coding sequence ATGCCTTACGCCACCGCGAACGACACGACGCTCCACTACGAGGATCTCGGCTCGGGCCGCCCGCTGGTCTTCCTGCACGGCTGGGGCACCAGCGGCCGGGTGTGGGACGCGCAGGCCGCGGACCTGGCCGCCGATCACCGGGTGATCACGCTCGACTGGCGTGGCTGCGGCCGTTCGGACCGGCCCGCGAGCGGCTACACCATCGATCAACTCGCCGATGATGCATTGGAGTTCATCGATGTACTGGGGCTGGAGCAGCCCGTTCTGGTCGGTTCGTCGATCGCGGGCGCGTTCGTCATCGAGGCCGCCCTGCGGGCGCCCGAGCGGATCGGCGCCATCGTCCCGGTGGACTCGGGCGTGCAGCACTTCAGCACGAGGCCCGAGGCCAAGCAGGCGATGGCCGAGCTCGTCGAGGACATGCGCGCCGACCGTGCGGGCACCCTCGCCGGGTTCGTCCCGCACTGGTACGCGCCCGGGACGAGCGCCGCGCTGATCGAGTGGACGGTCCGGCAGGTCCTCGACGCCACGCCCCGCATCGACGGCCTCGCCGCCGACCAGGCCGAGTACGACCCGCGCGAGCGGCTGCCCGCGCTGCGTGTCCCCACGCACTTCCTGCACGGCGAGCTCGACTCCGAGGTTCCGCTGTCCGTCCCGCGCGAGCTGCTCGGCCTGATCCCCGGCGCCCGTCTGACGGTGATCGAGGGCGCCGGCCACATGGCGCAGCAGGAGCGACCCGATTCCTTCAACCAGGCGCTGCGTGCGGTCCTGAACTGA
- a CDS encoding esterase-like activity of phytase family protein, whose protein sequence is MSRRSVRSVLALVAVSAACLTVSGPAHATGAAGNCSPTVSITGYSDALDKTTYDGTFVGNISALATDRGGRLAALSDRSSLFTLDGRTLAPRSVAPLADEKGAALDSEGLVVDRDGTYLVTSETEPSIRRYDRTGARILDRLPVPARLRDRATANASFEGLTLLPGGRTLLASMESPLTGDEVNRLQTWRRTPTGSFAPAAQYGYRADPNLGISEVTAAPDGRLLVLERGFTSGVGNTIRLYAAELRGATDVFGRDTLTGSEPGVRLAHKTLLADLANCPSLGAPAHQPQPNPLLDNIEAMTVTGSAGRGPHGALRLLLASDDNQSANQITRFYSLTVSAH, encoded by the coding sequence ATGTCGCGCAGATCAGTACGCTCCGTGCTCGCCCTCGTCGCCGTGTCGGCCGCCTGTCTGACCGTCTCCGGACCGGCGCACGCCACCGGGGCGGCGGGGAACTGCTCCCCGACCGTGTCGATCACCGGCTACTCCGACGCCCTCGACAAGACGACGTACGACGGCACCTTCGTCGGCAACATCTCCGCGCTCGCCACCGACCGGGGCGGGCGCCTCGCCGCGCTGTCCGACCGCTCGTCCCTGTTCACGCTGGACGGGCGCACCCTCGCGCCCCGCTCCGTGGCGCCGCTCGCCGACGAGAAGGGGGCCGCGCTCGACTCCGAGGGACTGGTCGTCGACCGCGACGGCACCTACCTCGTCACGTCCGAGACCGAGCCCTCGATCCGCCGCTACGACCGCACGGGCGCCCGCATCCTCGACCGCCTCCCGGTCCCCGCCCGGCTCCGGGACCGGGCCACGGCCAACGCCTCCTTCGAGGGCCTGACCCTGCTGCCCGGGGGCCGCACCCTCCTCGCCTCGATGGAGTCCCCGCTCACCGGAGACGAGGTCAACCGGCTCCAGACCTGGCGGCGCACGCCAACAGGCTCCTTCGCGCCCGCCGCCCAGTACGGCTACCGCGCCGACCCGAACCTCGGCATCTCCGAGGTCACCGCCGCCCCCGACGGCCGCCTCCTCGTCCTGGAACGCGGCTTCACCAGCGGCGTCGGCAACACGATCCGGCTGTACGCCGCCGAGCTCCGCGGCGCCACCGACGTCTTTGGCCGCGACACCCTCACCGGCTCCGAACCCGGCGTCCGCCTCGCCCACAAGACGCTCCTCGCCGACCTGGCGAACTGCCCGTCGCTCGGCGCCCCCGCCCACCAGCCCCAGCCCAACCCGCTGCTCGACAACATCGAGGCGATGACGGTCACGGGGTCCGCGGGCCGCGGCCCGCACGGCGCCCTCCGCCTGCTCCTCGCGAGCGACGACAACCAGAGCGCGAACCAGATCACCCGCTTCTACTCACTGACCGTATCCGCGCACTGA
- a CDS encoding ArnT family glycosyltransferase, producing MTSLTESHSHAPAPPPPVDPPGVRRTPRWSLPALLAILVLAGVLYSWNLSSGSLNSFYSAAIYSGTQSWKAWFFGSIDAGNFLTVDKPPFSLMVMSLSCRIFGFGTWQMMLPQVAAGLGSIWILHSSVKRVWGHAAAIIAALVLALTPITVAINRDNNPDTLLVLLMVGGAALALRATRNGRLLPLLASAACFGLAFNTKMLQGYIALPVVFAVYVYASDLGWAKKVRNLVLAAVVLAVSSLWWATAVSLVPADSRPYIGGSTDGSAWDLIMGYNGFGRILGGEGNGGGGGGGGGGFSGTAGLGRLFNDTLGGQISWLIPFAAIALVGGLVLCGRAKRTDITRAALVLWGGWLLLHYVTFATAEGTMHPYYTTAVAPGIAALCGGGGVMLLRAFRTDKRWAWVLPVALAVTGIWSAVLLRRASGWNSWLWPVIAVVMALAIAGLLVFRTSTGRKLRLLAVAVSAAVVASVAGPAAYASATTFSSSGGGGGMGGSNPTAGPSTGGGMGGPGGGGGGRGGFPGGGEIPGGGQQRGGSQQGGGSQQGGGETPGGGEAPGGGQAPEGGFPGGGSQQGGSEQGGGMPGGGEMPGGQGSGKQESGSGKQESGQRGGATRGGMGGGGMGGNVSSDLIKYLEKHQDGAKWLLAVSNSQSAAQVILSTKKPVISMYGFTGSDKGMTVAKLKKLVKSGQLHYIQVGESGMGGGMGGGNDVSSAVTKWVKKHGTAVKESEYTKSSKSSDSSSSSSSSSSSLYRLDASDVN from the coding sequence GTGACCTCCTTGACCGAATCGCATTCCCACGCACCCGCACCCCCACCGCCGGTGGACCCGCCGGGCGTGCGCCGCACGCCGCGCTGGTCGCTGCCGGCGCTGCTCGCGATCCTCGTGCTCGCCGGGGTGCTGTACTCCTGGAACCTGTCGTCGGGCAGCCTCAACAGCTTCTACAGCGCCGCGATCTACAGCGGCACGCAGAGCTGGAAGGCCTGGTTCTTCGGCTCCATCGACGCGGGCAACTTCCTGACGGTGGACAAGCCGCCGTTCTCGTTGATGGTGATGAGCCTGTCCTGCCGGATCTTCGGCTTCGGCACCTGGCAGATGATGCTGCCGCAGGTCGCCGCCGGGCTCGGCTCGATCTGGATCCTGCACTCCTCCGTGAAGCGGGTCTGGGGCCACGCGGCGGCGATCATCGCCGCCCTCGTCCTCGCCCTGACCCCGATCACGGTCGCCATCAACCGGGACAACAACCCGGACACCCTCCTGGTGCTCCTGATGGTGGGCGGCGCGGCCCTCGCGCTGCGCGCCACCCGCAACGGCAGGCTGCTCCCGCTGCTCGCCTCCGCGGCGTGCTTCGGTCTGGCCTTCAACACCAAGATGCTGCAGGGCTACATCGCGCTGCCCGTGGTGTTCGCCGTGTACGTGTACGCGTCCGACCTCGGCTGGGCGAAGAAGGTCCGCAACCTGGTGCTCGCCGCCGTGGTGCTCGCCGTCTCCAGCCTCTGGTGGGCGACGGCCGTCTCCCTCGTACCGGCCGACAGCCGCCCCTACATCGGCGGCTCGACGGACGGCTCCGCCTGGGACCTGATCATGGGCTACAACGGCTTCGGCCGGATCCTCGGCGGCGAGGGCAACGGCGGGGGCGGTGGCGGCGGAGGCGGCGGCTTCTCCGGGACCGCGGGCCTCGGCCGGCTCTTCAACGACACGCTCGGCGGCCAGATCTCCTGGCTGATCCCGTTCGCGGCGATCGCGCTCGTCGGTGGTCTGGTGCTGTGCGGCCGCGCCAAGCGCACCGACATCACCCGCGCCGCGCTCGTGCTGTGGGGCGGCTGGCTGCTCCTGCACTACGTCACCTTCGCCACGGCCGAAGGCACCATGCACCCGTACTACACGACCGCCGTCGCCCCCGGCATCGCGGCGCTGTGCGGCGGTGGCGGCGTGATGCTGCTGCGCGCCTTCCGTACGGACAAGCGGTGGGCGTGGGTGCTGCCGGTCGCGCTCGCCGTGACCGGGATCTGGTCGGCGGTGCTGCTGCGGCGCGCCTCCGGCTGGAACAGCTGGCTGTGGCCGGTGATCGCCGTCGTCATGGCGCTCGCGATCGCGGGTCTGCTGGTCTTCCGTACGTCGACGGGCCGAAAGCTGCGGCTGCTCGCCGTGGCGGTGTCGGCCGCGGTCGTCGCGTCGGTGGCGGGTCCGGCGGCGTACGCCTCCGCGACGACGTTCTCCTCCTCCGGCGGTGGCGGCGGCATGGGCGGTTCGAACCCGACGGCCGGGCCCTCCACGGGTGGCGGCATGGGCGGACCCGGCGGTGGCGGCGGTGGCCGCGGCGGCTTCCCCGGCGGCGGCGAGATACCGGGCGGCGGACAGCAGCGGGGCGGCTCCCAGCAGGGGGGCGGTTCGCAGCAGGGGGGCGGTGAGACGCCCGGTGGCGGTGAGGCGCCCGGTGGCGGTCAGGCGCCCGAGGGCGGCTTCCCGGGTGGCGGCTCCCAGCAAGGCGGTTCCGAGCAGGGCGGCGGCATGCCGGGTGGCGGCGAGATGCCGGGTGGCCAGGGCTCCGGCAAGCAGGAGTCCGGCTCCGGCAAGCAGGAGTCCGGCCAACGCGGCGGAGCCACACGCGGCGGCATGGGCGGCGGTGGCATGGGCGGCAACGTCTCCAGCGACCTGATCAAGTACCTGGAGAAGCACCAGGACGGCGCCAAGTGGCTGCTCGCGGTGTCCAATTCGCAGTCCGCCGCGCAGGTCATCCTGAGCACCAAGAAGCCCGTCATCTCCATGTACGGCTTCACCGGCTCCGACAAGGGCATGACCGTCGCCAAGCTCAAGAAGCTGGTCAAGAGCGGCCAGTTGCACTACATCCAGGTCGGCGAGAGCGGCATGGGCGGCGGAATGGGCGGCGGCAACGACGTCAGCTCCGCGGTCACCAAGTGGGTGAAGAAGCACGGCACGGCGGTGAAGGAGAGCGAGTACACCAAGAGCTCCAAGAGCTCGGACAGCTCCTCTTCGTCCTCGTCCTCGTCCTCGTCGCTGTACCGCCTGGACGCGTCCGACGTGAACTGA
- a CDS encoding endonuclease I family protein, whose protein sequence is MPGFHIRTFALTTAAVLAAVALPTATATATPTTTATTAAYDDTYYQDAEGKTGTALKSALHTIISDQTKLSYDAVWDALKATDQDPANSSNVILLYSGTSRAKSANGGDSGDWNREHVWAKSHGDFGTATGPGTDLHHLRPEDVTVNSIRGNKDFDAGGSAVANGGGSLTDSDSFEPRDAVKGDVARMILYMAVRYEGDDSFADLEPNDSVDNGSAPNIGKLSVLKKWSDEDPPDSFEQNRNEVIYDTYQHNRNPFIDHPEWVESIW, encoded by the coding sequence ATGCCCGGATTCCACATACGCACCTTCGCCCTCACCACCGCGGCCGTACTGGCCGCCGTCGCCCTCCCCACAGCGACGGCGACGGCGACCCCGACCACCACCGCGACCACCGCCGCGTACGACGACACGTACTACCAAGACGCGGAAGGCAAGACCGGCACCGCCCTCAAGAGCGCGCTGCACACGATCATCAGCGACCAGACGAAGCTCTCCTACGACGCGGTCTGGGACGCCCTGAAGGCCACCGACCAGGACCCGGCCAACAGCTCCAACGTGATCCTGCTCTACAGCGGCACCTCACGCGCGAAGTCGGCCAACGGCGGTGACAGCGGCGACTGGAACCGCGAGCACGTCTGGGCCAAGTCGCACGGCGACTTCGGCACCGCGACGGGCCCCGGCACGGACCTGCACCACCTGCGCCCCGAGGACGTCACGGTCAACTCGATCCGGGGCAACAAGGACTTCGACGCGGGCGGCAGCGCGGTCGCGAACGGCGGCGGCAGCCTCACGGACTCCGACTCGTTCGAGCCGCGCGACGCCGTCAAGGGCGACGTCGCGCGGATGATCCTCTACATGGCGGTCCGCTACGAGGGCGACGACTCCTTCGCCGACCTCGAACCCAACGACTCCGTGGACAACGGCAGCGCGCCGAACATCGGCAAACTGTCGGTCCTGAAGAAGTGGAGCGACGAGGACCCGCCGGACTCCTTCGAGCAGAACCGCAACGAGGTCATCTACGACACCTACCAGCACAACCGCAACCCGTTCATCGACCACCCGGAGTGGGTCGAGTCGATCTGGTAG
- a CDS encoding ABC transporter ATP-binding protein: MAEQRGWAKRLAGYAWRHPKDVVLALGASLGGMGVMALVPLITKVIIDDVIGNHSRSMAVWAGALIGAAVVVYVLAFVRRYYGGRLALDVQHDLRTEMHGSITRLDGRRQDELSTGQVVGRATSDLQLIQSLLFMLPMTIGNVLLFVISLVIMAWLSPPLTLVALAVAPAIWFIAKRSRSRLHPATWYAQAQAAAVAGVVDGSVSGVRVVKGFGQEEQETGKLKTVGRRLFAGRLRTVRLNSKYTPALQAVPALGQVAMLALGGWLAVHGQVTLGTFVAFSSYLAQLVGPVRMLAVVLTVGQQARAGVERVLELIDTEPSIEDGTKELPADAPATVEFDDVSFTYSDAEHAVLDGLSLEIRAGETLAVVGSSGSGKSTVSLLLPRFYDVTHGAVLVGGHDVRELTTASLRSAIGLVPEDSFLFSDSVGTNIAYGAPGATQEQIETAARAAQAHEFISALPEGYDTKVGEHGLTLSGGQRQRVALARAILTDPRLLVLDDATSAVDARVEHEIHEALAHVMAGRTTLLIAHRRSTLGLADRIAVLDGGRLAAIGTHEELEAGSPLYRRLLTDPDELGGVSPGHTAPAAGEPVEDTSVRDELDAEFDAERGVTPRLWTGDREPRDAALAGTPATPELLAQVDALPPATDTPDVDETRAVAAEESYGLRRLLRGFRAPLLISLALVAVDAGMGLLLPILIRHGIDEGVSQLAIGAVWTAAALGLVAVLVQWTAQFGETRMTGRTGERVLYSLRLKIFSQLQRLGLDFYERELTGRIMTRMTTDVDALSTFLQTGLVTAFVSLVTFFGIMVALLVIDVQLALVVFATLPPLIIGTFFFRRSSVKAYELARERISVVNADLQESVAGLRIVQAFRREKDGAEKFAAGSASYRKARIRGQWLISVYFPFVQLLSAVATVSVLAVGAHRIDAGTLTTGALVAYLLYIDLFFAPVQQLSQVFDGYQQATVSLGRIQELLREPTSTKNAERPRDVPSLRGEIAFEDVDFAYGSADRPEVALSDVRLRIPAGQTVAFVGETGAGKSTLVKLVARFYDPTGGRVTADGIDLRELDLTGYRHRLGVVPQEAYLFPGTVRDAIAYGRPDASDAEVEAAARAVGAHEMIATLDGGYLHEVAERGRNLSAGQRQLIALARAELVDPDILLLDEATAALDLATEAQVNQATDRISGKRTTLVVAHRLTTAARADRVVVMDHGRVAEDGTHDELLQLGGKYAALWQTFLGEPVEADEVSSST, from the coding sequence GTGGCGGAACAACGGGGCTGGGCGAAACGACTCGCGGGATACGCATGGCGCCATCCCAAGGACGTCGTTCTCGCGCTCGGGGCCTCGCTCGGCGGCATGGGCGTCATGGCGCTCGTCCCGCTGATCACGAAGGTGATCATCGACGACGTGATCGGGAACCACTCCCGGTCCATGGCCGTCTGGGCGGGCGCGCTCATAGGCGCGGCCGTCGTCGTCTACGTCCTCGCGTTCGTCCGCCGCTACTACGGCGGCCGGCTCGCCCTCGACGTCCAGCACGATCTGCGCACCGAGATGCACGGGTCGATCACCCGGCTCGACGGCCGGCGCCAGGACGAGCTGTCGACCGGGCAGGTCGTGGGCCGCGCCACCAGTGACCTCCAGCTGATCCAGAGCCTGCTCTTCATGCTCCCGATGACCATCGGGAACGTGCTGCTCTTCGTCATCTCCCTGGTGATCATGGCGTGGCTGTCGCCGCCGCTGACCCTGGTCGCGCTCGCCGTCGCCCCCGCCATCTGGTTCATCGCCAAGCGCAGCCGCTCCCGGCTGCACCCCGCCACCTGGTACGCGCAGGCGCAGGCCGCCGCCGTGGCCGGGGTCGTCGACGGGTCCGTCAGCGGCGTCCGCGTCGTGAAGGGGTTCGGGCAGGAGGAGCAGGAGACCGGGAAGCTCAAGACGGTCGGCCGCAGGCTCTTCGCGGGGCGCCTGCGCACCGTCCGGCTGAACTCGAAGTACACCCCGGCACTCCAGGCCGTGCCCGCCCTCGGGCAGGTCGCCATGCTGGCCCTCGGCGGCTGGCTCGCGGTGCACGGGCAGGTCACGCTCGGCACGTTCGTCGCGTTCTCCTCGTACCTCGCCCAGCTCGTCGGGCCCGTCCGGATGCTCGCGGTCGTCCTCACCGTCGGGCAGCAGGCCCGCGCCGGTGTCGAGCGCGTCCTCGAACTGATCGACACCGAGCCGAGCATCGAGGACGGCACGAAGGAACTGCCCGCGGACGCCCCCGCGACCGTCGAGTTCGACGATGTGTCCTTCACGTACTCGGACGCCGAACACGCCGTCCTCGACGGCCTCTCCCTGGAGATCAGGGCCGGTGAGACCCTCGCCGTCGTCGGCTCCTCCGGCTCCGGCAAGTCCACCGTCTCGCTGCTGCTCCCGCGCTTCTACGACGTCACGCACGGCGCCGTCCTCGTCGGCGGCCACGACGTGCGCGAGCTGACGACGGCGTCCCTGCGCTCCGCGATCGGGCTCGTCCCGGAGGACTCGTTCCTGTTCTCCGACTCCGTGGGCACCAACATCGCGTACGGCGCCCCGGGAGCGACGCAGGAGCAGATCGAGACGGCCGCGCGCGCCGCGCAGGCCCACGAGTTCATCAGCGCGCTGCCCGAGGGCTACGACACCAAGGTCGGCGAGCACGGCCTCACCCTCTCCGGCGGCCAGCGCCAGCGCGTCGCGCTCGCCCGCGCCATCCTCACCGACCCCCGCCTCCTCGTCCTCGACGACGCGACGTCCGCCGTGGACGCCCGCGTCGAGCACGAGATCCACGAGGCGCTTGCACACGTGATGGCGGGCCGTACGACGCTGCTCATCGCGCACCGCCGCTCCACCCTCGGCCTCGCCGACCGGATCGCCGTGCTCGACGGCGGGCGGCTCGCCGCGATCGGCACGCACGAGGAGCTGGAGGCGGGCTCGCCGCTGTACCGGCGCCTGCTCACCGACCCCGACGAGCTGGGCGGGGTGTCGCCGGGACACACCGCTCCCGCCGCGGGGGAGCCGGTGGAGGACACCTCCGTACGGGACGAACTCGACGCGGAGTTCGACGCCGAACGCGGCGTCACCCCCAGGCTGTGGACGGGCGACCGCGAGCCGCGGGACGCCGCGCTCGCCGGAACGCCCGCGACGCCGGAACTCCTCGCGCAGGTCGACGCGCTGCCGCCGGCCACCGACACCCCCGACGTCGACGAGACGCGGGCCGTCGCGGCCGAGGAGTCGTACGGTCTGCGCCGGCTGCTGCGCGGCTTCCGGGCGCCGCTGCTGATCAGCCTCGCGCTCGTCGCCGTCGACGCGGGCATGGGCCTGCTGCTGCCGATCCTCATCCGGCACGGCATCGACGAGGGCGTCTCGCAGCTCGCGATCGGCGCGGTGTGGACGGCGGCCGCGCTGGGCCTCGTCGCGGTGCTCGTGCAGTGGACCGCGCAGTTCGGCGAGACGCGGATGACGGGACGGACCGGCGAGCGGGTCCTGTACTCGCTCCGCCTGAAGATCTTCTCCCAGCTCCAGCGGCTCGGACTCGACTTCTACGAGCGGGAGTTGACGGGTCGCATCATGACCCGGATGACCACCGACGTGGACGCCCTGTCGACGTTCCTCCAAACCGGGCTCGTCACCGCGTTCGTCTCCCTCGTCACGTTCTTCGGCATCATGGTCGCGCTCCTCGTGATCGACGTACAGCTCGCGCTCGTCGTCTTCGCGACGCTGCCGCCGCTGATCATCGGGACGTTCTTCTTCCGGCGCTCCAGCGTCAAGGCGTACGAGCTGGCGCGCGAGCGGATCTCCGTCGTGAACGCCGACCTTCAGGAGTCGGTGGCCGGGCTGCGGATCGTGCAGGCCTTCCGGCGCGAGAAGGACGGCGCCGAGAAGTTCGCCGCGGGCAGCGCCAGTTACCGCAAGGCGCGCATCCGCGGCCAGTGGCTGATCTCCGTGTACTTCCCGTTCGTGCAGCTCCTGTCGGCCGTGGCGACGGTGTCCGTCCTCGCGGTCGGCGCGCACCGGATCGACGCGGGCACGCTCACGACCGGCGCCCTGGTCGCGTATCTCCTCTACATCGACCTGTTCTTCGCGCCCGTGCAGCAGCTGTCCCAGGTCTTCGACGGCTACCAGCAGGCCACCGTCTCGCTCGGCCGCATCCAGGAACTGCTGCGCGAGCCGACGTCGACGAAGAACGCCGAGCGCCCCCGCGACGTACCGTCGCTGCGCGGCGAGATCGCCTTCGAGGACGTCGACTTCGCGTACGGGTCCGCCGACCGGCCGGAGGTGGCGCTGAGCGACGTACGGCTGCGGATCCCCGCCGGGCAGACCGTCGCGTTCGTCGGCGAGACCGGCGCGGGCAAGTCGACCCTCGTCAAGCTCGTCGCCCGGTTCTACGACCCGACGGGCGGCCGGGTCACCGCGGACGGCATCGACCTGCGCGAACTCGACCTCACCGGCTACCGGCACCGCCTCGGCGTCGTCCCGCAGGAGGCCTACCTCTTCCCCGGCACGGTCCGCGACGCCATCGCCTACGGGCGGCCCGACGCGAGCGACGCCGAGGTGGAGGCGGCGGCCCGGGCGGTCGGCGCGCACGAGATGATCGCGACGCTCGACGGCGGCTACCTCCACGAGGTCGCCGAGCGCGGCCGCAACCTCTCCGCGGGACAGCGCCAGTTGATCGCCCTGGCCCGCGCCGAACTCGTCGACCCGGACATCCTCCTGCTCGACGAGGCGACCGCCGCCCTCGACCTCGCCACCGAGGCCCAGGTCAACCAGGCCACGGACCGCATCTCCGGCAAGCGCACCACCCTGGTCGTCGCCCACCGCCTGACGACGGCGGCCCGCGCGGACCGGGTGGTCGTGATGGACCACGGACGCGTCGCGGAGGACGGCACCCACGACGAGCTGCTGCAACTGGGCGGGAAGTACGCCGCGTTGTGGCAGACGTTCCTGGGGGAGCCGGTGGAGGCCGACGAGGTCAGCTCTTCGACGTGA